DNA from Magnolia sinica isolate HGM2019 chromosome 19, MsV1, whole genome shotgun sequence:
ATTTACAAATGCCAATACTCCCTCAACATGTGACCACAATGCCTAAGTTGCCACAACCTagactaatgcgatgcgatgaatgttcatgttagccaagtaaatTAATTAAGTTTGTTCATCAAGCAAAATTGGGGAAGCTcaaacacctccatttaatcaatgaccTTATCCAAATTCCTAGGCACAGGGTAATCGTAGCAGCTCTGTGCCTACGATCTTTGATTCATTTTAGGGTTTACCACCTAGACGACAACTCACCAATTAATATGAGGTTAACACTGGCTGATCGATCACTAAAGACCCAAATGACACAGCCCAAACGCACAGGGTTAGGCCGCCCATTGATGGGTGAAGGGCTCCCACAAATGATGTAAGCGTCGTCATCGAAACGCAATTGTGGATCAGTTGCGGCATCATTACAGTTTGATGTACTAGGCTCATAGCCTCATTGATTGCtgattggtcactatggggagactcgtcaccctaaCGTAGGCTGACAACACGGACAcattgtcccataccactatgcccaacTCCAAAGACTCAGGGACCGTATGACTAATGGTTGTTAATAGACCTCTTAAAGGTACGAGGTGCTCCAGATTCAGGTAggtgtgatcatacatggtgaacacacatggttGGTTAGCTATTAGGTAATTCGGTTGATTCGAGCGAACCTCGGtgtaaccggcattgggtgcaagcatcctgtATAGTTTGACTACTATCAGTTATACGTGTTCGGCCTTGGTCAATCAAACTAGTCTAACACAACCGACCTAATCAGGGCCGCCCTTGTGGATCTGCGGTTTTCTGGCTAACCCGACTACCCGAATAGTCTCGGTCAGTCAATAATGCTAATAAATTAACTACCACGATTGCAAGGGGGAATATAAACAGTGAATCAAGAAATTCTACTTCATTAGGCATTTAATTGAACATGCAAGCTGTATTATAATTGAGGCAGCAATTCATGAGGGGTAGAGCAAACTAAATGCATACACAGGTGCGTAATAGGAACTAAAAGCATTAAATCAACAAATTTGACCTACTCTAGCAACTAATCGAGTACACAGGCTTCATCACACACATGGATAACAATTGATGGAAAGTAAAATattcatatctcgcaaaccagaatgagtttttcaatgtaccatatatgattttgggataggataAGCTACTTTAGTAACCAACCCTGTTACGTTAGGTTGACCATGCtgaatttacgagattccatcaggttgacggtcgaaagtcctttttaatttcgtttttactattatattaagtttaagtttgatcataactcttggtcctttgagctttaggagtcgtgcccaacattaaaagggcttagaaaaacttGGAGAATAAaatggttaggctaaattggatacttactatttttggttgaaaaccatgaagtctagtagaaatcatgactgtttataaaatagtaagtttactatttatagtaagtcatgttttttagggagtttgagttggagtttgattatgaaacttcttcttaggtttgatatcactatttaaaggattgtaaattattttttgctatcatcaatcaatttattttaaattattagaaattattttttattttctttcctcatggatttgaggaatgTCACTCCCCAAACCCGGCCTCCCACACGACCGATCTATAATGGTCGGGCCTAGATCATGATGCGTTGAATTCTGAGTCCGACATCTGGCGTCCACACACCAAGTTCCGAGCTTGGCGCCCGGTTATAAAAtttatgagatatatatatatatatatatatatatatatagcatgaaGATTGGCATTTCAAACACCAGCAAAATAACCAGCTTCCACTATAACATATATTTACAATATAATTGTTTCACAATGGTACATATCCATCAAAATGAATCAGAAGCATGGTGTCCAAAAATAACGAGATAGGCATCATCTGCTATTGCTTTTGGtattattctaaaaataaataaattataaaggaAATCTTGAGCTTTTAAAGCCGAGTGAGTACACGTGTatacagtgtgtcctacatgcaagcaagataaatatgccacgaagaaatcatgtatgatgAAAGACATATAGTAtataaggtatgatgccaatgccaatgcatatgcatcatagtaatactccgattcaatgctaccagcatcaccaagtcacaTTTTCTCCGATGCCACAACCATAACCGTATTAAACgtatccgtaatcacatcatcttCATCATGTTGTCATGACATATCATGGTAACTGTATATCTTGGGAAACaccatggtcgacacccatgcccACAAGGTATCAGTAATCAACCTCGCATACCCACtttgtggtggacttccacccgacaTGCCAGTAGCGGACCTCATTTGCGCTTCTCCTCGACGGCGGGTCAGACCGGTCTttatttgcacctcagcccttaagcaagtTGTACCCACCTCATATCAACCTGagctcgtcagtgggagtcaaatccatgacccatgtatccacctGGCCTGACGGTGAGGCATACTTAGTTAGCATCGGGTTTTAGGGGCTTTCGACCTAAGGGGCACATTATCCCCTAGTATTTTCACATTTCATGTCATGATTAtgtatgaattcaagcaattatgctAAGGCATATGTTCAAGGGGCAAGTAGTATGCATGTAATGCAATGAGTTTAGGGTCCGCTTAACCCTTAGGCCAGAAAAATCACATATGATCATCATGTGCTACCATCAGCTATAACAATCCATGGTCATATGACTAAATTGTAAGGGacatcttacacatgaacaattGTATTAAGGTACACTAGCACGTATCATcgttccatggtgcatgagtatggttaatatcaacatgattaagtaaatgaatttagcATTATAGAAAGTATCATATCCACCATTGCATGTGATTAGGTGGGCtatacatacgtcacatgcccacaaTTATTTTTTACACACTCCCACACTCGCAtgctgtagtggaatttcaccacctatggttatTCGAACCATTGACCAGGTGTTGATACtctcgagagtctaccaccggagcaagagtaaggacccaacatgcccacatgattaacgGCCAAACACTCGCACCCTCACACTGGATTAAGTGGTCCTTCACACATCTTACAAACATAAGATAGCCAAAAATTACCATTTTTGTACAggcaagtgggccatacaagatcacAAGGTCGCATAGGTAAGTAGGCCGCACAAAATCACTAGTTCATTGGTTTAAGCGGGCCTGCAGGGAATTTCAACTCAAGCGATATCTTCATGTTTTCAGTTTATCTAATAGGGATGACTTTtttatggtttggatggcatataaacataacagtggggcACACAATAGCCCCCAACaaacttggatggaaaataaactttatagtgggtcccacatgctggtGGACCCACTCAgttttgggtgacaaataaatattaaagtGACCCTAAGAAGTTTGACAATGGTGGAGGGTCAATATTTGTGCAACACAAATGGATTGGTTGGATCTCTCCTAAATGTCATAGTGGACCCttcaaggtttcaactatgggcattTTGGGTTTGTccaagtgggtgggtcccactgatatGATAGGGCCACACTTATAAGGTCTGCAAAAGctgatagatggcgtggatctaacacacacattatggtgaaatttcaggaggttttaatggtggacattacaACAACACCGTTTCTTATGCTGCTAAAATagacagatggtttggatgtagcctatacatcacagtgtgccccatggtccggtgggccctacatgggtatCAAAACAAGCTTCtgcttatacttttttttttcatcatccaGGTCTGCACGTCCTTATTAACAGGCTAGATGTCAAGTTAAACAATATAATAGGCCCATTGGAATTTTCAATAGCAGACCTATAATCCCACTGCAGCTGtggtgtgtggcccatccaagccTTGGGTCTGCCTCCTGTGATGGGCCGTGCAAAGAAATGTGCTGGCAaacaggatggacggtgtggatataaaacacaacTCCACACACTACAACAAATTAGGTCTGAGCCGACTGATGGGCTTACCCTTTGCCCGTAGCCCGTTTTAACGGCTACGGGCAAAAGGTccgtttctttaaaaaataaaaacaaaaaggcCTATCCGTagtatctccctctctctgcctctctctgcCTCCCCCTCGTAtttatcttctttccttttttccttcttgCAACACCCGGCAGCAGCAATAGGGTAAAAGCTCTGGAATTTTTCTCCGACCCGCTCCCTCGATTCTCTCAGAAAACCCTACTACCGATTTtccatctctatctctctctctcactttaaaTGCTGGAGGAGAGAGCTCTCCTTTGGATTCGCAGATCTCAACGAGCTCACGTTTTCAAAGGCGGACCCGTTTGGTTATCGCGTTCGCATCGGATCTAGGTTTTCTTTTACTTTCTCGCTTCCCGTTTTATCGATTTAAGGTAAGAGCAAATGCAATCTTTTTGATCTCGTCTTCCCGCATTGtagtgtttttcctttttcttgagaATTGCCCTGCagcattctttcttttcttttctttttgtcctggtttttcttaatgatttttggtttatctttaaaaaatgtcaCAATATTAGGGTTGTATGATTGTGTCAACTGAAAGAGAAGTCGAACAGCACTTTTCAGATCAAAACCTGTGTCAGTGTCCTTGCATTTTCTGTTTTCAGAGTTCCATGCAACTgtcttggaaaaaaaaagaattctGTAAGCGTAAGGAATGCATATGTGTAAATCGAAAGGGAAGGCTAGTGTGTGACACTTAAAACATGAGCTTGTTTTGGGTCTCACGTGAGCCAGGATGAGATAAGTTTGTTGTCCTTCACCATTGTACATATTGTTTCACGGCTAAATGGCCTGGACCATTGATCCGGTGGTCTCCATGGACATACCATGATCCAAGTATGTACCGTCCTAACCATTTGTTCGGTGGGCATGTGGCCCTTTTGTGGTTGAATTTGGACTTTTGCCACTTTCTGTTTCCAATGTTATTTGACTTTCAGGGATTTGATATTTAGAGGCTAAACTACTTGTGTGGAGTTGCGTATTTGTGATGCAATAATTTGGTTGCTAATGGGAAAGATCTGTTTGAAATCTCTAGATGAGATTTAGCAAATGAACTAGAATTATTGACTGTTGGCATTTGGCATCTATGAATGTCCTAGTGTGAGAATGAGTTCATGAAGCTGTTTTCAGTTTGGATAGGAATAGTGCTCTGGGTCCAGATGGCCATCATTCTGGCGGATTTTTTTCTGAGTTGTGGGAATATCATTAAAATGGATGGTTTCAATATGGTTTGGGAAATTTTCCATGGAGGTTCGTGTTTACCTCCTCTTGTTGCTCTTATTCCAAAATATAATTGCTCGCCAGATTTTATGAAATTTCACACTATTAGTCTTTGTAATTTTGTTGACGAACATGTTGGGTGCAATTATTCCAAACTAGTATAGGAcaaacatttattattattagtttttaaaGTCTGGAATAAGTGTTCTAGCATTGGAAATGTCATTATTAAACATGATATGGCAAAACCTTGtgactgtttggatgcactttacgATCATGAGGGAGTTTGGTTCTGTCAAGTTGGCTGGCCTAATCTATAAAGTGGTTGTCAACTGCTTCTTTTCAGTGGTGGTGAATGGTGAGCTATGTGAATATTTCAAATTTACTGCAGGTATTTGTCAAGCGGATGCATCATACCCATTGTTCTCCATCATAGCTGAAGAGGTTCTGAGTAGGGGCATTAGAAAAAAAGTCTTTGGTAAAATTCATGCTAATTTGTACTAGGGGAGTTGGACATGTTACAGTCTATTTCGCTGATGATACTATCTTTTTTCTTTGATAAATAAGCAATCTTTGTCAGAAAGTTCATGTCTCAAGCGTCTTTCTTTCCTCTTAAATGCAGTATGCTGTCAAAATCATCATCCTGCAGGCTACCAATTGCACAGTTATGATTGTTCAATGGAGGAAGTTTTTCGGCATTGCTGTTCTGTTATTTGGGATCACCAGATAAATGGTCTGCATTGCCCAAAGGTGGTCTCCATCTGGCCAGTTGATTGGCCAAGCATTGTGTATAAATCACCTTCCcttatttcatttatttaattttttaaaatgttgtttaggaggtttttttttttttttttaaatgttgtttAGGAGCTTTTCACATCGTCATTTAGCACAATTGAAGTACATCTTACCTAAGGCGATTAGTATAAAAAAGATCCTTGTGCATGATGAGAGGACACTTTGTATGAAGCCCGAGCTTCAAATCAACCTACAATTGGATGCATTCGAAAATGGCGGTAACCGTAAATCAGGAAGTGGGTACGCTTTTTTGAGGAAGATGATCCGTGCCCGCCTCTTGGATTTCTGCAATGCACACCCTGAGGtactttttaattataatttCTCAGCGTTTTATGTGGATTGAAGTACAATGTATCTCAATCTATTCGAATTTTTAATTCTTATGATTGCATGTTATGAATTCGATGTCCGCTCAATATATCATTATAGCtttgagaaatactttgatactatctcatagagtgatggatgatatgcaggcagttAAGAAATTACTGAGAAATTGCATGCATGACATACAAGTGATTCatactaaactgtccaaatctggTTAGATGTATCATAAACAAAAAATTACTCCTATTTGGTTATCTAAAGAATGGTATGATATGCCATTGACCGAGAAATGCTTTTAACCCATGATCAAGCTTATTAAAAATGGTTACAATATGGATGCATCGTGTTCGTATCGTTTGTCCCAACACATGATACATGGATAAACTGGTCACAGGGGAGAAAATGGCCCATATATACAAGCTGACACAGCCTGTATTGGTACCAAAATATGGCCATCACAAGCATTtccatatatacattatataatttGGCATATCTATGCATCAATCTCTCCTTCATAACAATGTTCACTGACATGTGCTGCAGAAGATGTTCTCACTTTATGGGAACGAGACACAAATGTTCTTGTAGCTGTAATTGGAGATACTCTTACAAAAGATTTTGAGGAAAGGTCAAATTATTATGACACGTTGCTTGTAGCTGAATCTCGTGCAATCAATGGAAAGAAAGGGATCCATTCTGCGAAGGATCCCCCAGTCATGCATGTAACGGACCTGCTGACAGTCAGAAAGCTGAACCTTCTTGTTTCCTTGTACTTTCTATCATGTTTggttctataaaatgatctcttctgGAATTAAATTGTTCCTTCAGAACttgctaaaaaaatatattttcaggCATCTGCAAAAAAAGCTAAAGATTTCTTGCCCTTCTTGCAACAGAGTAAAAGGCTACCTGCTGTTGTGGATTACGTCCTTAGTGGTCATCGGTTTAAATTGCTGATCCCCGAGGAAACTTGCAGCATTCCATTCTCCTTCTCTGGTGTTAGATGCCCCGGCCGCGATGAGCCTTTCTCAGATGAAGCAATTGCCTTCATGAGAAGAAAGATCTTGCAGAGGGATGTAGAGGTACCGTGTTCTGCCTCGGTTTATTCCATTTTACTTCATGTTCAGTGCTGTTAAATTTCTGTAATTTTGTGCAGATTGAAGTCGAAACAGTTGATAGAACTGGAACCTTCTTGGGTTCTTTATGGGAATCAAAGACCAACATGGCTGTGGTTCTTCTAGAGTCTGGGTTGGCAAGGCTTCAAACTGCTTTTGGTGTTGACAGGATTCCTGATTCTCACCTACTTGCAAAGGCTGAGCAGTCTGCAAAAAACCAGAGATTGAAGGTTAGTGTTTAAGTTGCTTCGTGATTTCGAAAGTCGATGCCGAGCTTGCTCACTTTGTGTGTGCTGACACATATTTATTGCAGATTTGGGAAAATCATGTTGAAGGACAGGAAGCTACTAATGGGTCATCAGTGGCTGAGACCAAACAGAAGGAAGTGCTTAAGGTGCTGTGTGATTTTCACTTGAGTGATGCCTTGTTTTATTTCTCTAGGTGGATAATTGACTTTCCTTCCTGATCTTTACTTTCAGGTGGTGGTTACTGAGGTACTAGGCAGTGGCAAGTTTTATGTCCAAACAGTTGGAGATCAGAAAGTGGCTATTATTCAGCAGCAACTAGCTTCATTGACCCTCCAAGATCCTCCTGTCATTGGCGCTTTTAATCCTAAGAAGGGGGATATTGTCCTTGCTCAGTTCAGTGCAGATAATTCTTGGAATAGGGCCATGGTGAGACTCTCATTAACTACAAAAAGTGGCTCCTTTTATGTTCTGGAAAAGTTGGTGGCAATCACTAGTTGTCAGTAAgcagtatttataattttattggctTTGATGCACCATCTGGCATAGCTATGCTTGGGTTAAGCAATCACTAGTTGTCCCTAGTATTTGTTTCTTCTATCAAGATAACGATGATTTTGgccccttgatgtatttattcttgtttttattttttattttttcattttattttattttattttattttttatttttccttgagAGGCATGTGCATGTTACCTTTCCTTTTCAGGTGGTTGTCTTTTCCAAGGTGGAGtgtgtttgttttattttttgagttgATAAATTTCTTTTTCACTTATAGGAAACTGTCACATCTCATTTGGATAGCATTGATCAGAGAAGAATGAATCCTTTGCAATCTATCATCTATTGGGTTATAcacatcactacaagaaattgactTTTGTTGGCTGGCTTTAATTATTATCTTTTGAATCATAAACGAATTAATGTCTatcatttgtgtggcccattgtctaATAATCTTTAGCAAATGAATTATCTGTGATCATCTGCAGTACATGAGCCCACTGGATGAACATGTACTCAATGTACAGTGGGAGACTATAACTTTGGGTAGTTTGATGAACTACTAAACTTGCATCCTCGTAATTGTCAGTTTATCACTGCAGATTTCAACATCAAAAGCATTCCAATTCAGTCTTTCTTCATTTGAATCTCTTACCTGCAGAAAATGAGAGGTGGGTCTTGATTACATTTGCATTTCATGGGTTTTTTAGGAGTGAAGGCATTCTACATGGCAGATTTCTTTGTAGCAGATGTTGGTGACTGAATTTTGTTCTTCTTTTAACTATCATCTCTTTACAAAATATAGATTCTTACTGGTTGCTTGAAATGCTTTTCAGTTGTGGGTTCCACTTAAGTATCATGTATTGACAGCTTACCATGTTATGTTGAATGAGCATAGCTTACCATGTTCTAACTCTTTGCTTTTGGATAATGTTTGTGTATAAACCTTTTTGAAGGGCTTTGTGTCCAGAAATGTGATGCCCTAGTACTGACTAGCTCCTGTATGAAAAATGCTGCAAAATATGGAAAATTTTCattgtaatgatgatgattatgacgaTTTATTTGCTATTGCACCTGGTTATGGCACCTGGTCTATACAATGAGATCAAAGAAGTTGGTGGGTTGCAAAAGATCACAAGAGGAACATCTGTCACAATTGCATTGGACTGCAATAGAGATTCTTCCATTTCCAATATCGAAATTTATCTTGAATAGAGTAATTCAGGTCTGTTTGGTTCTGCTTTAGCTTTTGGAAGCAATCCAACATATCCCTTTCACTGCTATTGAAACTGTTAGTATTGAAATAACTA
Protein-coding regions in this window:
- the LOC131234627 gene encoding ribonuclease TUDOR 1-like, translating into MREFGSVKLAGLIYKVVVNCFFSVVVNGELCEYFKFTAGICQADASYPLFSIIAEEVLSRGIRKKVFVCCQNHHPAGYQLHSYDCSMEEVFRHCCSVIWDHQINGLHCPKVVSIWPVDWPSIVSFSHRHLAQLKYILPKAISIKKILVHDERTLCMKPELQINLQLDAFENGGNRKSGSGYAFLRKMIRARLLDFCNAHPEAVKKLLRNCMHDIQVIHTKLSKSEDVLTLWERDTNVLVAVIGDTLTKDFEERSNYYDTLLVAESRAINGKKGIHSAKDPPVMHVTDLLTASAKKAKDFLPFLQQSKRLPAVVDYVLSGHRFKLLIPEETCSIPFSFSGVRCPGRDEPFSDEAIAFMRRKILQRDVEIEVETVDRTGTFLGSLWESKTNMAVVLLESGLARLQTAFGVDRIPDSHLLAKAEQSAKNQRLKIWENHVEGQEATNGSSVAETKQKEVLKVVVTEVLGSGKFYVQTVGDQKVAIIQQQLASLTLQDPPVIGAFNPKKGDIVLAQFSADNSWNRAMVRLSLTTKSGSFYVLEKLVAITSCQ